The proteins below come from a single Chitinivorax sp. B genomic window:
- a CDS encoding serine protease: protein MSRAKAWRRAALATYIAAGAALTLAGYTVATTAANASTLRDTRERIEDFQREQTAIAENAISAASVRRGTLPPDTRPPVAPDWPELAERAMPSVVALAGIDKPYGTGENNHAWRIPGVQQNAATAALTHVRAWHRDWPKEDAKRRQRIICGGVAVEGNKVLTVAHCVEGQEALRVRTAAGEWREARVIDADIARDVALIEIDGDPLPPIPVAEVMPRQGQDVMAIGSPGGYGFAVGVGIVAWYGRDAAMLSPDDFMLVTASIIGGNSGGVVVNTRGEAVSLVSYGYGIYTQTVPIDRALAVADRLAELR, encoded by the coding sequence ATGAGCCGCGCTAAAGCCTGGCGGCGTGCCGCCCTTGCAACCTACATCGCCGCCGGTGCTGCGTTGACCCTGGCGGGCTACACCGTGGCGACCACGGCCGCGAACGCCAGCACCTTGCGAGACACGCGGGAGCGCATCGAGGACTTCCAGCGCGAGCAAACCGCCATCGCCGAGAACGCGATAAGCGCGGCCAGCGTGCGGCGCGGCACCCTGCCCCCTGACACCCGGCCGCCTGTCGCGCCGGACTGGCCCGAGCTGGCCGAGCGTGCCATGCCGTCCGTGGTGGCCCTGGCGGGCATCGACAAGCCCTATGGCACCGGCGAGAACAATCACGCCTGGCGCATCCCCGGCGTTCAACAGAACGCGGCCACGGCCGCCCTTACCCACGTTCGCGCCTGGCATCGGGACTGGCCGAAAGAGGACGCCAAGCGCCGCCAGCGCATCATCTGCGGCGGCGTGGCCGTCGAAGGAAACAAGGTGCTGACCGTCGCCCATTGCGTCGAGGGCCAGGAGGCTTTGCGCGTGCGCACCGCCGCCGGCGAGTGGCGCGAGGCCCGCGTGATCGACGCAGACATTGCCCGCGACGTGGCGCTGATCGAGATCGACGGCGACCCCCTGCCCCCGATTCCGGTTGCCGAAGTCATGCCCCGCCAGGGGCAAGACGTAATGGCGATCGGTTCGCCTGGCGGCTACGGCTTCGCCGTGGGCGTGGGCATCGTCGCGTGGTACGGCCGCGATGCCGCGATGCTGTCCCCCGACGACTTCATGCTGGTGACGGCTTCAATCATCGGCGGCAACTCGGGCGGCGTTGTCGTGAACACCAGGGGCGAAGCCGTTTCCCTGGTCAGCTACGGCTATGGAATCTACACGCAGACCGTACCGATAGATCGCGCCTTAGCCGTTGCCGACCGCTTGGCCGAGCTGCGCTAG